The sequence below is a genomic window from Sorangiineae bacterium MSr12523.
TTCCTCGCACTCGCCGAGCACGGCCACGTCCGCGTGGAGCTTGCGAAGCACCGCGCGCGGGGTCGTGGAGGCGTGTGGCCCCACGACGATCAGGTACTCGGCGAGATCGCGCACTGCATCGGCGAGCTCGCCAGGGACGCGCAGCTCCGGCGGCGCACACCGCCAAAAGAGGTAGCTCGGGGCGGTGGTGAGCACGATCATGTCGGGCTCGAACGGCCCGAGGCGCGCGCGAACCTCGTCCAACCCGAGCTCCTCGAGCTGGGCATCCACCAGCTGCACCTCATGGCCCGCGGCTTCGAGCAGTGCCTTCGAATAGGCGAACTCCAGTGGAAAGTGCGGCGCGCGGCACCCGAAGTAGACGCTCTTTTCGAAGCTCCAGCGCGGATTGACGAGGGAAATCTTCATGACACCCCCGTCAGGTTGGCTGCGTGGGCCGCGCGCTGAACCGATCTGTCCCTGGAGTCCAGCGCGAGCCATCGGAAAAGCCTCTCCACACCCTCGCGCACGCCAACGCGCGGCGACCATCCGGTGAGCTTTCCAAAGCGCTCGGGGTTCGACACGTAATAACGCTGGTCGCCCACGCGCCAATCGTCGTGGTCGAAGGCAATGTCCATCCCGAGCCTGTCACGCATATATGAGAACAGCTCCAGTAAACTCGTCGTGTTGTCCGGCCCGCCGCCCATGTTGAAGGCGCGGCCGCGCACCCGATCCATATGGGCATCGGCCGCGAGAAAGGCATTCACCAGGTCATCGACGAAGAGAACGTCGCGCACCTGTTTGCCGTCGCCGTAAACGGTAATCGGCTCCCCGCGCAGCGCACGGATGAGAAAGTGCGCCACCCAGCCCTGGTCCTCGGTTCCGAATTGCCGTGGGCCGTAAATGCAGCTCATTCGAAAGACCACCGCGGGAATGCCGAAGCTGCGTGCGTAGTCGAGCACGTATTGGTCGGCCGTCCCTTTGGAGCAACCGTACGGACTGTGAAAATCGAGCGGCCGCGCTTCATCGATGCCCCGCGCGCGCAGGCCGGCGTCGGACGGCTCGTAGCGGGTGGCCGACTCCGTGAGCTCGACGTCGCCGAGGCCGCCGTAAACCTTGTTCGTCGATGTGTAGAATACACGCGGTGGCGTCGGCTGCGCGCGCACCGCCTCCAGCACATTCAGCGTGCCGCCCGCATTGACGTCGAAATCGAACTGCGGATCCGTCAGGCTCGACGTTACCGCGACCTGCGCCGCGAAGTGAAAGACGTGCGTCGCACGAGCCACCTCACGCCGCACGACGGCCGGATCGCGCACGTCGCCGATGACCACGTCCAGCCGGCCGCGGTGCTCGTCGCGCAGCCACTCGAGATTCTTGCCCACGTAGCGCCGCGAAAGGTTGTCCAGCACGATGACATGCGCATTCAGGCGCAAGAGCCGGCTCGCCAGATTCGAGCCGATGAAACCGGCGCCGCCCGTGACCAACACGGTCGCACGCCGCAATTCGGAATTCATATTCATAGGGTTAGCCCTCGCATTTCGAGTTCGGCGCGCGCGCTGGCCACACGGTCGCGGGCCACCTGCCCGCTCAGCCACTGCGACAGCTCGTGAATCCCTTCTTCCAGGGTGACGTGCGGCTCGTACCCGAGCTCGCGGCGCGCCTTGTCGATGTTGGCAAAACAATGGCGGATATCGCCCACGCGGTAGCGGCCGGTCAACTCGGCGGCAAGCTCCGGCCGCCCCACGCCCGCGGCCACGCGTTCGGCCACCTCGAGAACGGTCACCGAGCGTCCGCTGCCCACGTTGTACACGTTGCCCGGTGCCTGCTTCGACTCCATGGCCAAGGCGCATGCGCGCACGACATCGTGCACACTGACGAAGTCGCGCCGCTGCAAACCGTCTTCGAAGACCAGCGGGCGATTCCCGTTCAACAGGCGCGAGGCGAAGATGGCCAGAACACCCGTGTACGGATTGGAGAGCGCTTGCCGCGGGCCGTACGCATTGAAGAAGCGCAGGGCCACGGTGGGAATGCCGTATGCGCGCCCCACCACGAGCGACATCCGTTCTTGGTCGTATTTGGAAAGCGCATACACGGATTCCAAATTCGGAGCCTTCGTCTCGGGCGTCGCCACCGGCGAAAGCACGCTTCCATCGTCCGAGCACAACTCCCAATTCCCAGCACGGAGTTGCTCGAGTCCGCGGCTGGCGCTGGCCGTTACGCGACCTCGTGCATCGTGGTACAGCCCCTCGCCGTAAATGCTCATGCTCGAGGCCACCACCAGCCGCTCGACGGGCTTTTTCGACAGTGTTTCGAGCAGCACCGCCGTACCTACGGAATTCACCGAAGTGTATTCCTCGATGCGGTACATGCTCTGGCCAACGCCCACGAGCGCCGCGAGGTGGAAGACCACGTCGATGCCGTCGAGCGCTTTGCGCACGGCATCACCGTCGCGCACGTCGCCGACGACGAGTTCGACGTCACGGTGCAAATATTTCGGCCTTGCGCGGTCGGCTCCGTGCACTTGAGGATCGAGATTGTCCAGAGCACGAACTCGATGTCCGCTTCGCGTCAGATGATCCGCGAGATGCGATCCAATGAATCCGGCTCCACCCGTTACGAGTACGTGCGCCATGGTCGCCAACGCAAAGCGACGTACGTGCCAAAGTGATCTTGCCCCCGCGAGTGGCACGAAAAGAAGGTACTAACCTCCCTTGCGTGCGTTTCGTGCCACGCCCGCGTTATGTGACAATATGCGACCCGGTCGATCGTCGCTGCGTCGGAACGGGCCAATTTGTCACGGCCCGAGAAATCGAGTTGGACGCGGAGATTACGAGTCCGCCATCGGGTGATGGCCTGCGCGATGCACGGCGCGGAGGATAACGAAACGCCATCCCAGGAAAGGAGCGGCCATGGCACAAGCAGTAGCAACGACCGACCACGAGCGAATTCGGCGTTGGGCCGAAGAGCGCGGCGGGCACCCCGCGCGGGTAAAACGAACGAGTCGAGGTAAAGGCGACACGGGCATTCTTCGCATCGACTTCCCCGGATTCAGCGGCGAAGGCACGCTCGAGGAGATTTCGTGGAAGCAGTTTTTCGACACCTTCGAGAAGAAGGAACTCGCTTTTCTCTATCAGGACCGTACCGCCACGGGTAAACCCAGCCGGTTTGCGAAGCTCATCGATCGCGCCTCCGCCCCCGAGAGCGCACCGAGCCGTCGCAAGTCCGCGTCGACCTCGCCGCGCAAACCCGTGAAGCGAAAGGTCAGCCGGGGTGCCGCGAAGCGTTGAACTGCGTTACGTCAGCGATGTGTCACCCGGCATTCGCCGCGTGCGCTGCGGCGGCGGATTTCGGTATCTGACGCCGGAGGGAACGACGCTGCGGGACGCGCGCGTGCTCGCGCGCATTCGCAAACTCGTGATACCTCCGGCGTGGACGAAGGTGTGGATCGCCCCGATCGGCCACGGGCACATTCAAGCGACCGGGCGCGACGCAAAAGGGCGCAAGCAGTACATCTACCACGTGCGGTGGCGCGAGGTTCGCGATGAGGCCAAGTACCACAAGGTCCTCGCGTTCGCCCGAGCGCTGCCGCAAATTCGCAAAGCCGTGGATCGCGATCTGGCGCTGCCCGGCCTGCCCCGCGAGAAAGTGCTGGCCACGGTGGTGCGGCTTCTCGAACTGACCCGCATGCGCGTGGGCAACGAGGAATACGCGCGCGAGAACGGTTCGTACGGATTGACCACCTTGCGCGAGCGCCATGTCGTCGTGGAGGGGTCGCGCCTTCATTTCCACTTCCGCGGCAAGAGCGGAAAGAAGCACGTCATCGACGTGAACGATCGGCAATTGGCGCGCATCGTGGCGAAATGCGGCGACCTGCCGGGCCAAGAGCTCTTCCAATATCTGAACGAGGCCGGCGAGGTTTGCTCCGTGGAGTCGGCCGACGTGAACGATTACATTCGCTCCATCGCGGGAGATGCCTTCACGGCGAAGGATTTTCGCACGTGGGCCGGCACCGTACTCGCGACGCGCGGCCTGCTCGAACTCTGCAAAGGGTGCGAGGAGGCAAAAGCCCCGACGAAAAAGGCTTTGGCCGAAGTCGTCAAAGCGGTGGCCTTGCAACTCGGCAATACACCCTCGGTGTGTCGCAAATGTTACGTACATCCTGCGGTATTCGACGCGTACGAGCAGGGATGGCTCGCGGGCGCGTTCGCCACGGCGGCCGAAGCCGAAGAAGAGGCCATCCTGAAATGGCTCGAGCGCGCGGCGCAGAGGGCCAAACGAGGAGACTCCCATGCAAGCAGTCGTGTTTCATCACCCCAAAAAGGTCAGCGTCGACAAGGTGGACGACCCCCGCATCCAGGCCCCGACGGACGCCATCCTGCGCGTAACGTCGACGGCCATTTGCGGATCCGATCTCCACATTTACAACGGGTTCTTCCCGCAGATTCGAAATCTCGTTCTCGGCCACGAGTTCATGGGCATCGTCGAGGAAATCGGAACGTCGGTGCAGCGCCTGAAGAAGGGCGACCGGGTGGTGGTGCCCTTCCCCGTCGCGTGCGGACAATGCTTCTTCTGCGAACGGAGTCTGCCGGTCCATTGCGAAAACTCGAATAAGAAGCACTACGGGCCGGAGGGCGGCCTGCTCACGCAAAAGGGCGGCGGTCTGTTCGGATACACGGATTTGTACGGCGGGTATGCCGGCGGGCAAGCCGAGTACGTCCGGGTTCCGTATGCCGATTACGGACCGCGCCGTGTTCCCGATTCGCTCACCGACGATCAAGTGCTCTTTCTTTCGGACATCCTGCCCACGGGCTGGTCGGCCATCGATTGGGCGGAGGTGCGCGGCGGCGAGACGGTTGCCGTCTTCGGTTGCGGCCCCGTAGGGCTCATGGCGCAGAAGTGCGCCTGGCTGCGCGGCGCCCGCCAGGTCATCGGCATCGACCGGGTGCCATACCGTCTGGAGTGCGCGCGCGAGACCGCCAATGCGGAGGTCATCGACGCTTCGCAGGTCGACCCGGTGCAGGCCATCCGCGATCTCACCCACGGTCGCGGCGCCGACGTCTGCGTCGACGCGGTCGGCATGGAGGCGCACCGTGGCATTGCGAAGAAGCTTTCCAATGTCATCCACGCCGAAGTCGGCAGCATCGAGGTGCTGCGCCACTGCATCAGCGCCGTCCGCCGCGGCGGCACCGTGACGGTCGTGGGCGTGTACGGCATGAACTACGACGATTTCCCCCTCGGCCAAATGTTCGACAAGGGCATCCGCATCGGCTTCGGCCAGGCGCTGGTTCATCGCTACATCGACGAGTTGGTCAAAATCATCGAGAGCGGGCACGTGCGCACCGACGACATCATCACCCACCGCGTGGCGCTGTCCGAAGCGCCGCATGCATATGACATCTTCTGTCGCAAAGAAGACCGCTGCGTAAAAGTCGTTCTCAAACCCTGACGAGGAGCACGGCCATGAGTCTCGATATATTTGCAGAGCGGGGTATACCGCTCGAAAAGCAGGAGTTCGATTGGCGCGACCTGGTTCGCGTTCCTTATAGCAAACTCGATGACGACGCCTTCACCCGGGTGCGCGTCATTCTGATGAACGGCATCGAATCCGAGGCTCTGCGTTTCGGTCACGCCGCAGCACGCATGAACAAGGCGTTGCAGCTGCAACTCGCCCGCGTTCGGCGGGTCGAGCAGCACCAGCAGACATTGGTCAATTGGCTCAATCCGCCGGATCAATCGGCCTTGGAGACGACCATCGGCTTCGAGCAAGTGGCCATCGAGGTGACGGCCAGTGTGGCCGCCCACGAGCCCGATCCGTATATGAAGCAGGTTTATCATTTTGGCATGCTCGAGGACTTCGACCATCTGTACCGATATGCCGCACTGATGGATCGCATCGAAGGCAAGGATGCCAATGCGCTCACGCAGTGTTACACGGATATCCGTCCGGGCCGGCCCACGGCCGTCGAGCACCGCGCACCCGAGGACGATTTGCGGGAGTGTTACGATCGAAAGAAGGCTTCGCCGATTACCAAGTTGAATGCGCTGACCATCATGGCGGGCGAGCACCAGACCCATGATTACTACATGACCGTGGGGCCCACCTTCGCCGATCCCGCCGCGCGCCAGCTCTATGCGGAGATTGCCTCCATCGAAGAGCAGCACGTGACGCAGTACGAGTCCATCATCGACCCGTACGAGACATGGTTGGAGAAGTGGCTGCTCCACGAAGCATGTGAGGTCTACAATTATCACTCCTGTTATACGCAGGAGGACAACCCCCGCATCAAAGAGATTTGGGAGCGCTTCGTCGAATACGAACTAGGCCATTTGCATTACGTGATGGACTTGTTCAAGACGGTGGAAAAGCGTGACCCGGCCGAGATCCTTCCGCAAACGCTGCCCGAACCCATCGCCTACCAGAGCCACCGCCGCTACGTGCGCGACGTGCTCCAGGCCGAGGTGGACCTTCGGGCGAACGGCACGCAGATCGTCGGCCCGCGCGAAGACTCGACGGCGTCGATGGCCTACCGCGAACGCATGAACCGCAATGGCTCGCCGTCGCAAATCGTGGCCGCCGGATACCGCTGGGCTCCCGGTACGGAGCTCACCCTTCAGAACGGCGCGAAGGCGCCCCAGCAAGCGAGGCCGTGATGAACGTGGTGGGAAAGAGCACCTTGAAAATGGGATTGAACCGCACCGGGATGGCCACGTCCCCCATCCACGGCAAGGAGCTGGTCGATTCGGTGAGCGAAGCGACCCCCAGCTCGACGGGCGACGAACAATGGATCGCGGCCGTGCGAAATGCGTACGGCAAGGAGGGCCTGCCCGTCGGCCACGTTCCGGCGCCTTCCACGTTGAAGGGCGTCGTGGGCACCACCATCAAAGCCGTGCAGGGCCTGAGCATGACCGTCTTCATGGACAAGCTCGGCGAACGCCTTGCCTTCGAGCGCACCGGCACGCGTCTGTACGAAGCCTTGCTCTCCAAATTCGACACCTTCGGAACCTTCGCCGGTGGGCCCCAGCGCTCGGTGCTGGAGCGATTCCACCAGGAGGAGCTCACGCATTTCTCGCTCCTCAAGTCGACCATCGAAAGCCTTGGCGGCGATCCCACGGTCATCACACCCTCCGCGGATGTCGTCGCCGTTGAGTCGATGGGCCTCGCCCAAGTGCTGCTCGACCCACGCACCACCTTCGTGCAAGGCCTGGAGGCCATCCTGGTCGCGGAGCTGGCCGACAACGACGGGTGGACCTTGCTCATCACGCTCGCGGGCGACTTCAATCGGGAGGACCTGGTCCAATCCTTCAAAGAGGCGCTCGACGAGGAGAACGCGCACCTCGAGAAGGTCCGCCACTGGGTGCGCGCCGCCATGCGTGTCGAGGAAAAGGTGAAGGACTAGGAGGCCGAGCGCAGAAGCAGCGCCGCGAGGAGGGCGAAGCCCAAGAGGCCAATGCCCAGGCCCACCGCGACGCTGCCGACGCGGCCTTCGATGAGCTCCGGCGGCAATCGTGCAAAGCCGATGCGGCCGCGCTTTGCATGGCGCAGGAGAAGCAGGCCCTCGACCAAGGCGGCGAGGAGCAAGGTCCACAAGGCGAGGCGCAGGCCCCGGGCACGCGCGCGGGCGGCGACCATGTGCACGGGGCCGAGGCCGTCGAGTACGACCGGGCGCGGGAAGGCGCGGGCGGTCATGCGCGCGAGGGCCGGGCGCACGTCGCACGGGCTCGCCGGCGGAACATAGGGGAAGGCCAAGGTGGCGCCGGACAAAGTTTCGGCGCCGTGGGGCTCGCCGGAGGCAATGACGAAGCCCTTTTCCGGAGCGTCAGTGGGGAAAGGCACACTGGCGCTGCGCATCCCGGTGCCGTCGACCTTGAGATCCAGCGCGTAGCCGCGTGCCCGGCCCTTGTCGTCGTCGATTTCGACGTACGCCACCGGGCGCGGGGACGGGCTGCGGACGCTGAGGCTTCCGCCGGCCTCGGGCAAGGACACCGAGAACGCGCCACCGGCCACGGGGATTGCGCCGTACCAGTCGCCCGCGCGCACGGTCTTCCCTTTGCCCTCCTCGGCATGAAACGACGCGCCGACGACGTGGGCGCGCGCGATCATCGACACCTCCGCCCACCCGTTGTCGCAGGTGCGCACCGTCGGTGCGGCGGACTCGAGGCCTGGCTCGGGCTCCACCGCAATGCGCACGTTGGCCAGCCCCGCCCCCGTCGTGGCATCCGTCGCGTGCACGAGCACCCGCGAGGGAAACTCCGCCGCCAGCGAGCGACCGATCACCACGGCATCCAGCGCAATGGTGCCTGCACGCCGGCTCGGCGCGAGAAACGCAGGTGCACGCTCCTCGATGGAGTCGGTTCGCTGCGGCGGCACCGTCACCATGCCGTGCGCGAAATCCTCGCCGGTGCGCGACGACACGACTTGCGCGGCGAGGCGTTCGCCGGGCGCGACCCCTTCGAGCGCGAGCCAGGCTTCGGCCACGCCATCGGCGTTCGTCATGCCCTCCCACGTCGCACCGTGGCCGCCTTGCTGCGTCACCGACACGCGCAACGCCTCGTTGGGCACCGGCTCTTTGACGCCGCGATCCTCGCGCATCAACGCGATGGTCCACGCTAGTCCATGCTGCCCCGTCGCGGGCGGCGCACCGTACACGCGGGCGGCCCGCGCTTCCTGCGAGGCACCGATGCGAAGACCCAGCGCGATCACCACGACGGTGATCACGGGCGGGCAGAGGAGCAGTGCGCGCTCCCAGCGCGGGTTCATTTTCATCGGGGAGACGGCGATACTACCGGGGCCATCACGGAAGCCGGAACCGAGATTCCCTCCCAACGCACTTCGACTTTGACGTTGGGGTCCATGGTGATGGGCGGCGGCGTCATGGGCGATGTCCCCAGCGCCCCGCGCGCGAACTCGATGGAGCGCACGCCACTCGCCGCAAGCACGTGAACCGTCTCGCCGCGCCGCTCGATGTCGACGAATGCGTCCCCGATGCCGGAGCGCGCGATCTTCACGCCGTACGCCCCCGTGTCCACCGGCCGCACGCTGCGGTAGGTCACGCGCGAGACCGTGGCCGGTACGCGCGCCTCGGAGGCCTGGCCCACGACCTCCGCAATGAACCGCGCCACCAGCGCGCCGTCGTGCCCCATGTGCGGGACGCGATCGTGGCGCACGGCAAAGCCTCGGTCGCGCAGCACCCGCGCGAGCATCGCGCTCTGGGCCGGGGGCGAGACGCGATCATCGTCTCCGTGCACGAGCCACACGGCCACGTGCCGGCCGTTCTCCGCCACGTCGAGCGCGTTGACGAGGTGCGCGGCCGCCTCGTTCGGCAGGATGCTCTTCACGTAGGTGCTCGTGTCGTATTTCGAGTCGCCGAAAAAGCTGGTGACGCTCGCAAACTTGTCCGGATGATGAAACCCGATGGTCGTCGCCCCCGCCCCGCCCATCGAGGCACCCCAAATGGAGATGCGCCGCGGATCGACGGCCACGGCCTGCGAGACCGTATCGATGGCCCGCATCACTTCATCTTCGGCGGCTGCGGTGTAGAGCGAGTTGCCCAAGCCGCTGGGCATGAGCAGCACCACATCGCGCGCGGCCGCCTCGCGCAGAAGGTCCGCGTACGCGCCGTAGGTCCACATCGTCCCGTTCCACGGGTGCGTGCCCACGAGAAGCGCCGACGGCTTTTGAATGTCGTGCCCCGGTGGGATGAACACCACCGCCTTGCCTCCGCCCGCCGCCGCATGCGGCGATGCGAACGAGAGAAGCCCCAGGCCCTCGCGCGATTCGATCTGCGCCCCGAACTTCGGCGCTTGTCCGCACACGATCCGGTGCTCGTACGCGCCCACGTGGATCTCGATCTCCACGTCGTGCGCGCGCTCGGGACGCGGCGGCAGCGGCACCACCACCGGACCATTTCCGGCGGTGGGCACGGCGGTGCCGTTCACCAAAACGCGACCACGCCCCGAGCAAACGGGGATCTCCACGGCCACACGCTCCCCACCGGCGACCTGGAATCGCACCGCGTACAGGCCCGTCGGCAGGTTGTTCCGCGCCAGATCCCCCCAGGTGAGAGCCTTGTACGTGCGCCGGGCACCGGGCGTCGGCGCGGCCCCGAGCTCCACGGAGTGAAGCTCGGTCCCCTGCACCGAAGCATGGAGCGGGATGGCCCCGGTCAGCGTAGGCGCGTTCGCACTGATTGCTCCAGCAGCGTTTCCTCCCGTAGAACTCCCGGCGTCGCCGCCATTCGGCGCTCCGCCAGCTCCACTAGGCCCCAGCGGCGGGCGCACGCTGGTCGTCGGACCCACGGTCGCTGCGTCCACGGGCGCCGCAAAAACCTTGGTCGGCGGACCAAAGCTCGCGAGAACCCCCACCGTGGCGAGCACGGCACAACGCATCCCTCCTCTTTTCATCGATGTGCCTTGGTAGCGCAAGCCCCCTTGTCAACGCTCGCCGTTCGCACCAGCATCGTGCGCGATGCTGAACGCTAGCGCTACAACGACACAGGCTGCTTCCGAGGAAAGCGAAAAAGTGGGAATCAAACTGGGCGGTGCCAGCTTTTTGCGCGCCCGAATTGGCTCACTCCTCGCGATTTTGCCGCTCGGCATCTGGTCCGTCGTCCACATCTGGAACAACCTCGCGGCCTTTTACGGTGCGGAAGCCTGGGAAAAATCCGTTACGTCTTATCCACATCCAGCCGCCCAGTTCATCACGGCCATCGTGGTGTTGCTCCCCCTGCTGATCCACTCCGTCTGGGGCATCGGCCGGCTGCTCAGCGCGCGACCCAACAACGTGCGCTACGGCTTCTACACCAACCTGAAGTATGCCCTTCAGCGCATCAGCGCGATCGGCCTGCTGCTCTTCATCATCGCCCACCTCTGGCTGGCCTGGATCCATCCGCGCTTCGTCGAGGGGCATGCCGAGGCATTCGCCGACATCAGCCACGAAATGCGCTTCCACACCCCGACCTTGGTGGTCTACGTCCTTGGCATTCTCGGGCTGGCCTACCACCTCGCCAACGGGCTGCACACCTTCTGCATGGGGTGGGGCATCGTGGAGAGCCGGCGCGCTTTGAAGAAGCTCGAGTGGGTCATCCTGGGATTCTTCGTCGTCCTGCTGGCAATGGGCTGGGGTGCGATTTACGCGCTGTACAGCGGCGCAACGCCCTGAGCGGGCCCCCAACGAACGGGAGGAACGCCGGCCGAAGCTGAAGGAGGAGCCATCTTTCGGCAGGGCGTTGTCTCC
It includes:
- a CDS encoding glutathione-dependent formaldehyde dehydrogenase → MQAVVFHHPKKVSVDKVDDPRIQAPTDAILRVTSTAICGSDLHIYNGFFPQIRNLVLGHEFMGIVEEIGTSVQRLKKGDRVVVPFPVACGQCFFCERSLPVHCENSNKKHYGPEGGLLTQKGGGLFGYTDLYGGYAGGQAEYVRVPYADYGPRRVPDSLTDDQVLFLSDILPTGWSAIDWAEVRGGETVAVFGCGPVGLMAQKCAWLRGARQVIGIDRVPYRLECARETANAEVIDASQVDPVQAIRDLTHGRGADVCVDAVGMEAHRGIAKKLSNVIHAEVGSIEVLRHCISAVRRGGTVTVVGVYGMNYDDFPLGQMFDKGIRIGFGQALVHRYIDELVKIIESGHVRTDDIITHRVALSEAPHAYDIFCRKEDRCVKVVLKP
- a CDS encoding prolyl oligopeptidase family serine peptidase; the protein is MKRGGMRCAVLATVGVLASFGPPTKVFAAPVDAATVGPTTSVRPPLGPSGAGGAPNGGDAGSSTGGNAAGAISANAPTLTGAIPLHASVQGTELHSVELGAAPTPGARRTYKALTWGDLARNNLPTGLYAVRFQVAGGERVAVEIPVCSGRGRVLVNGTAVPTAGNGPVVVPLPPRPERAHDVEIEIHVGAYEHRIVCGQAPKFGAQIESREGLGLLSFASPHAAAGGGKAVVFIPPGHDIQKPSALLVGTHPWNGTMWTYGAYADLLREAAARDVVLLMPSGLGNSLYTAAAEDEVMRAIDTVSQAVAVDPRRISIWGASMGGAGATTIGFHHPDKFASVTSFFGDSKYDTSTYVKSILPNEAAAHLVNALDVAENGRHVAVWLVHGDDDRVSPPAQSAMLARVLRDRGFAVRHDRVPHMGHDGALVARFIAEVVGQASEARVPATVSRVTYRSVRPVDTGAYGVKIARSGIGDAFVDIERRGETVHVLAASGVRSIEFARGALGTSPMTPPPITMDPNVKVEVRWEGISVPASVMAPVVSPSPR
- a CDS encoding succinate dehydrogenase, whose protein sequence is MGIKLGGASFLRARIGSLLAILPLGIWSVVHIWNNLAAFYGAEAWEKSVTSYPHPAAQFITAIVVLLPLLIHSVWGIGRLLSARPNNVRYGFYTNLKYALQRISAIGLLLFIIAHLWLAWIHPRFVEGHAEAFADISHEMRFHTPTLVVYVLGILGLAYHLANGLHTFCMGWGIVESRRALKKLEWVILGFFVVLLAMGWGAIYALYSGATP
- a CDS encoding ferritin-like domain-containing protein; its protein translation is MNVVGKSTLKMGLNRTGMATSPIHGKELVDSVSEATPSSTGDEQWIAAVRNAYGKEGLPVGHVPAPSTLKGVVGTTIKAVQGLSMTVFMDKLGERLAFERTGTRLYEALLSKFDTFGTFAGGPQRSVLERFHQEELTHFSLLKSTIESLGGDPTVITPSADVVAVESMGLAQVLLDPRTTFVQGLEAILVAELADNDGWTLLITLAGDFNREDLVQSFKEALDEENAHLEKVRHWVRAAMRVEEKVKD
- a CDS encoding NAD-dependent epimerase/dehydratase family protein yields the protein MAHVLVTGGAGFIGSHLADHLTRSGHRVRALDNLDPQVHGADRARPKYLHRDVELVVGDVRDGDAVRKALDGIDVVFHLAALVGVGQSMYRIEEYTSVNSVGTAVLLETLSKKPVERLVVASSMSIYGEGLYHDARGRVTASASRGLEQLRAGNWELCSDDGSVLSPVATPETKAPNLESVYALSKYDQERMSLVVGRAYGIPTVALRFFNAYGPRQALSNPYTGVLAIFASRLLNGNRPLVFEDGLQRRDFVSVHDVVRACALAMESKQAPGNVYNVGSGRSVTVLEVAERVAAGVGRPELAAELTGRYRVGDIRHCFANIDKARRELGYEPHVTLEEGIHELSQWLSGQVARDRVASARAELEMRGLTL
- a CDS encoding GDP-mannose 4,6-dehydratase, with the protein product MNSELRRATVLVTGGAGFIGSNLASRLLRLNAHVIVLDNLSRRYVGKNLEWLRDEHRGRLDVVIGDVRDPAVVRREVARATHVFHFAAQVAVTSSLTDPQFDFDVNAGGTLNVLEAVRAQPTPPRVFYTSTNKVYGGLGDVELTESATRYEPSDAGLRARGIDEARPLDFHSPYGCSKGTADQYVLDYARSFGIPAVVFRMSCIYGPRQFGTEDQGWVAHFLIRALRGEPITVYGDGKQVRDVLFVDDLVNAFLAADAHMDRVRGRAFNMGGGPDNTTSLLELFSYMRDRLGMDIAFDHDDWRVGDQRYYVSNPERFGKLTGWSPRVGVREGVERLFRWLALDSRDRSVQRAAHAANLTGVS